From Nicotiana tabacum cultivar K326 chromosome 15, ASM71507v2, whole genome shotgun sequence, the proteins below share one genomic window:
- the LOC107804921 gene encoding ABC transporter G family member 14-like yields MPVNCVSPKPENGGTELMAAPTNLPDSSELHDMSCLAFPVQFNSQSFAQRALYPITLKFEEIVYKIRQETQGMCCGDGTSNTKEKTILNGVTGIVCPGEMLAMLGPSGSGKTTLLTALGGRLSGKLSGKITYNSQPFSGSIKRKTGFVAQDDVLYPHLTVIETLLFTALLRLPQSLSKEAKVRHVEHVITELGLNKCRNSMIGGPLFRGISGGEKKRVSIGQEMLINPSLLLLDEPTSGLDSTTALRILTTVKRLASGGRTVITTIHQPSSRLYHMFDKVVLLSEGCPIYYGPASSALDYFSSIGFSISITVNPADLLLDLANGIGPDSKHAIEQGDNTEQEKKLVREALISAYEKNISTRLKSELCSSDNSNYSYKKDVSTRNGVKSEQWCTNWSHQFKVLLLRGLRERRYETFNRLRIFQVISVAFLAGLLWWHTPTSHIEDRIAMLFFFAVFWGFYPLYNAVFTFPQERRMLIKERSSGMYRLSSYFLAKTVGDLPLELALPTAFTFILYWMGGLKADPTTFILSLLVVLYNVLVSQSLGLAFGALLMDVKQATTLASVTTLVFLIAGGYYIQQIPSFIVWLKYLSYSYYSYKLLLEVQYNDSDFYECSKGVYCQVADFPAIKSVGLNNMWIDVSIMAVMLIGYRLVAYLALTRVR; encoded by the exons ATGCCAGTTAACTGTGTATCTCCAAAACCAGAAAATGGTGGCACAGAATTGATGGCAGCTCCGACGAATTTGCCTGATTCATCAGAGCTGCACGACATGTCTTGTCTGGCTTTCCCTGTCCAGTTCAATTCACAGTCTTTTGCACAAAGAGCCTTATACCCTATAACTTTGAAG TTTGAAGAGATTgtttacaagattaggcaagaaaCACAAGGAATGTGTTGTGGAGATGGAACATCTAACACAAAAGAGAAGACTATACTAAATGGTGTGACAGGTATAGTTTGCCCTGGAGAAATGCTAGCAATGTTAGGTCCATCAGGTAGTGGCAAAACTACCCTCCTAACAGCACTAGGCGGCCGTCTTTCGGGTAAATTATCAGGCAAAATTACCTACAACAGCCAGCCTTTCTCTGGTTCCATTAAGCGTAAAACCGGATTCGTGGCACAAGATGATGTCCTATATCCTCATTTAACTGTAATAGAAACACTTCTATTCACAGCTCTGCTTAGGCTGCCACAAAGCCTAAGCAAAGAGGCAAAAGTGAGACATGTAGAACATGTTATAACAGAACTAGGATTAAACAAATGCAGAAACAGCATGATTGGAGGTCCATTATTTAGAGGTATATCAGGTGGAGAGAAAAAAAGGGTCAGTATAGGTCAAGAAATGCTAATCAACCCGAGTTTGCTTCTTTTAGATGAGCCGACTTCAGGGTTGGATTCGACCACAGCCTTGCGTATCCTAACCACAGTTAAGCGGCTAGCTAGTGGTGGTAGAACCGTGATCACAACGATCCATCAGCCGTCTAGCCGGCTTTACCATATGTTTGATAAGGTAGTGTTGCTCTCTGAGGGCTGTCCTATTTACTATGGTCCTGCATCAAGTGCCCTGGATTACTTCTCGTCGATTGGTTTTTCCATATCTATCACTGTCAATCCTGCTGATCTCTTGCTCGATCTCGCTAATG GAATTGGACCTGATTCCAAACATGCAATCGAGCAGGGCGACAATACTGAACAGGAAAAGAAGTTAGTGAGAGAAGCTCTCATCTCCGCGTATGAGAAGAACATTTCGACAAGGTTGAAATCTGAGCTATGCAGTTCagataacagtaattacagttaCAAAAAGGATGTTTCTACAA GAAATGGTGTGAAATCAGAACAATGGTGCACAAATTGGAGCCATCAATTCAAAGTACTGCTTCTGAGGGGGCTAAGGGAGCGAAGATACGAGACGTTCAATAGGCTTAGGATCTTCCAAGTTATAAGTGTAGCATTTCTTGCAGGATTATTGTGGTGGCATACTCCTACATCCCACATCGAAGATCGA ATTGCAATGTTATTCTTTTTCGCGGTATTTTGGGGCTTCTATCCACTCTACAATGCAGTTTTCACTTTTCCACAAGAAAGAAGAATGCTTATAAAAGAAAGATCATCAGGAATGTATCGCCTCTCGTCATATTTTCTAGCCAAAACAGTAGGAGATTTGCCTTTAGAACTTGCACTACCAACAGCATTTACCTTCATCCTGTATTGGATGGGCGGTCTCAAAGCCGATCCTACAACTTTCATCCTATCTCTTCTAGTCGTCCTATACAACGTTCTTGTTTCACAAAGTCTCGGACTAGCTTTTGGTGCCTTACTTATGGATGTTAAACAAGCCACAACATTAGCATCAGTCACAACATTGGTCTTCCTTATTGCTGGAGGATACTACATTCAACAGATTCCCTCGTTCATTGTCTGGTTAAAATATTTGAGTTATAGCTACTACAGCTACAAGTTGCTTCTAGAGGTTCAGTACAATGACAGTGATTTCTATGAGTGTTCAAAAGGAGTCTATTGCCAAGTTGCAGATTTTCCTGCCATTAAATCAGTAGGCCTAAACAATATGTGGATCGATGTTTCGATCATGGCTGTGATGTTGATAGGCTACCGACTTGTTGCGTATCTAGCACTCACTCGTGTACGATGA
- the LOC107804922 gene encoding upstream activation factor subunit UAF30, translated as MATSSRVFGSYCRTLMAAAKSSTAATTPPAPAAAATATGKGRHKGILKPLPVSPALRKFVGSSEISRTDAVKKVWDYIKTNNLQNPANKKEINCDDKLKTIFAGKDKVGFLEIAKLLSSHFQKAS; from the exons ATGGCAACATCATCTAGGGTTTTCGGAAGCTACTGCCGAACTCTAATGGCTGCTGCGAAGAGCTCCACCGCCGCAACTACACCTCCAGCTCCAGCTGCCGCTGCCACCGCAACTGGAAAAGGTCGTCATAAAGGCATACTTAAGCCGCTACCGGTTTCACCTGCTTTACGGAAATTTGTGGGTTCTTCAGAAATATCACGTACTGATGCTGTTAAGAAAGTCTGGGATTACATCAAAACCAATAACCTTCAG AATCCTGCAAACAAGAAGGAGATAAATTGTGACGACAAGTTGAAGACCATATTTGCTGGCAAGGACAAGGTTGGGTTTCTAGAGATTGCAAAGCTTCTATCCAGTCATTTTCAAAAGGCTTCTTAA